GTGGCGCTCGTCGTCACTGTGATGATGTATATCGTTGCCCTGGTTCCCGGCTTCTTCGCCATCAACGATCCTAACCTGCAAAATGCGCGGGCGACCTTTCACCCGCCGCAGAAATTGCATCTGATCGATACCGAGAACGGGTTCTCCTTCGGCCCGCATTATTATCCGATGAAGCTCACCCGCGATCCGGAAACGCTGGCGGCCATCTTCAAGGAAGACACGACGAAGCGCGTCGATGTCCAGTTCTTCGGGCGCGGCTATGAATATTCCGTCTTTGGCCTGTTCAACACAAACATCCATCTGATCGCCTCGCCCGACAAGACCACCCCGCTGCTTCTCTTCGGTGCCGACCGGCTTGGGCGCGACGTCTTCAGCCGAACGGTGCAGGGGTCGCAGGTTTCGCTCTCGATCGGCCTCGTCGGCGTCTTCCTGTCTCTAATGCTTGGCATCGTGATCGGCGGCATCTCGGGATATTACGGCGGCCGCATCGATTTCTTCATGCAGCGGCTGATCGATTTCGTGCTGTCGCTGCCGACGATCCCGATCTGGCTGGCCATGGCCGCGGCCCTGCCGCAGGATTGGCCGGCGACGCTGCAATATATGATGATCACGATCATCCTGTCGCTGACCGGCTGGGCGCAGCTTGCCCGCGTCGTTCGCGGCCGTTTCCTGTCGCTGCGCACCGAGGAATTCGTCGCCGCCGCCAGGCTCGACGGCGTTCGCGAAGGACGCATCATCTTCCGCCATATGCTGCCGAGCTTCGCGAGCCACATCATCGCGTCGATCACGCTTGCGGTGCCGGCGATGATCCTTGCCGAAACCTCCCTTTCGTTCCTGGGGCTCGGTCTGCAGCCGCCGACCATCTCCTGGGGCGTGCTGCTGCGCGAGGCCCAGAACATCCGCTCGATCGCCACCGCACCCTGGCTCTTCATGCCCGGCTGTGCCGTCGTCGTCGCCGTGATGGCGCTCAACCTTCTCGGCGACGGCCTGCGCGATGCGGCCGATCCCTACAACAAATGAGGCCGGCATGACCGATATCGTTCCCATTGCCGGCAGGCCGCTGCTCCAGGTGAAAAACCTGACCGTCGAATTCCCGCTGCGCACCGGCGTCTTTCGCGCCGTCAGCGATCTGTCTTTTTCGATCGAACCGGGCAAGACGCTCTGTGTCGTCGGCGAAAGCGGATCCGGCAAGTCGGTGACGGCGCGTTCGATCCTGCAGATCGTCGATGCGCCCGGCCGGATTGCGGCGGGATCGATCGTCCTGAACGACCAGAACGGCGGCTCGACCGATCTCACCAGCCTCAATCCGCGCGGGCGCCAGATCCGGGCGATCCGCGGCCGTGACATCGCTATGATCTTCCAGGAGCCGATGTCGTCGCTGTCGCCGATCCACACGGTCGGCAACCAGATCGTCGAGGCGCTTCGCCTTCACACCAGGATGAGCAAGGCGGAGGCGCGCACTGAGGCCATATCGCTGCTCAAGCAGGTCGAGATTCCCTTTCCTGAGAAAGCTCTGGATCGCTATGCCTTCCAATATTCCGGCGGCATGCGCCAGCGCGCGATGATTGCCATGGCGCTCGCCTGCAAACCGCAGCTGCTGATCGCCGACGAGCCGACCACCGCCCTCGACGTGACGACGCAGGCCGAAATTCTCGACCTGATCGCCCGGTTGCAAAAAGCCAACGGCATGGCCGTTCTGTTCATCACGCATGATATGGGCGTCGTGGCGCAGATCGCCGACGATGTGCTCGTCATGCATCACGGTGTTGCCAAAGAATACGGGCCGGTCGAGCAGATCTTTCATGCGCCGCAAGACGACTATACCCGCATGCTGATCGGCTCGGTGCTGAAGCTGGAGCAGAAGGCCGAGATCCGCCTGGCGCGCCCGCCGCTCGACAGGACGAAAGCGCCGATCCTCGAACTGCGCAACGTGTCGATGGACTTCGGCGAGGTAAAAGCACTGAACGACGTCTCCATTTCGCTTCTGCCGGGCGAAACGCTCGGTATCGTCGGCGAAAGCGGATCCGGCAAGACGACGATGGGCCGCTCGATCATGCGGCTGATCGATCCCACGGCGGGCGAAATCCTCTACCGCAACGCCGGCGGCGACATCATCGATCTGGCAACGGCAAAGGGCCCGACGCTGGCCGCCGCGCGCCGCGAATTGCGCATGGTGTTTCAGGATCCCTTCGGCTCGCTCAATCCGCGCATGACCGTCTCGCAGATCATCGGCGAGCCGCTGCTCGTCAACGGCGTCGCCAAGGGGCGGGCGCTGGATGAGCGGGTCTGCCACCTCATGGAGCAGGTGGGCCTCGATCCGCGGGCGCGCGAACGTTACCCACACGCATTCTCCGGCGGTCAGCGCCAGCGTATCGGCATTGCCCGCGCCATCACGCTCAATCCGCGTGTCATCGTCGCCGACGAGGCGACTTCGGCACTCGACGTCTCGGTGCGCTCGCAGGTGCTCGACCTCCTGATGCGGCTGCAGGACGAGCTCGGCCTTGCCTATATCTTCATCAGCCATGACATCGGCGTCATCCGCTACATGTGCGACCGTGTCGGCGTCATGTACAAAGGCCAGCTCGTCGAAATCGGCGAAGCGGAGCAGGTCTGCCGCACACCCGAGCATGCCTACACGCAGGCGCTGATATCGGCGATCCCACGCCCCGATCCGCGCGATCGCGATCATTCCAGGCGTTTCCGCTACGTCGCGCCCGTCAATTTGGAGCCCGGCAATCTGAAGCCAGACCATCTGAAAAATGGAAGTTCTCAGAGATGAAAATCACCGGAATCCGCACGTTTCTCATGCAAGTCGGTCAGCCCGATCCTTCGAACTGGGCTTCCGATCATCGTCCGGGCGGCGCAGCCTCCAAGCAGTTCGGAGGCACCCGGAACTGGCTCTTTCTGAAGATCGATACCGACGAGGGCATCACCGGCATCGGCGAATGCTCGGGCTGGCCGCGTGTCGTCGAGACGGCGATCCGTGATCTGGCACCCCTCCTCATCGGTGAGGATCCGGCCCATATCGAACGGCTGTGGCAGAAAATGCATATCGCGATGATGGGTCACGGCATGCTCGGAACCGTCGGCGGCGGTGCGATGACTGGCATCGACATGGCGCTCTGGGACATCAAGGGCAAGGCGCTCGGCGTGCCTGTCTGGATGCTGCTCGGCGGCAAGGTGCGCGACCGGATCCCGATCTATTCGCATGCGAATACGCCCGAGCGGGCGCTCGCCATCAAGGAGCGCGGCATCAAGGCGATCAAGTGCGGCGGCGTCACCGATCCCGTCCGCAAGGTCGCAGCACTCCGCGATGCCGTCGGCGACGACATGGATATCGCCATCGATCTGCATGGGCCGCCGTGGCTGACGCCTGCGGATGCCTGCCGGCTGGTACGGGCGCTCGAACCCTATGAGCTGATGTGGGTGGAAGATCCGATCGCGCCGGAAAATATCGACGGCTACCGTCGCATTCGCGACGCCGCTTACGTGCCGCTTGCGGCCGGCGAGCGCTCGGCGACCATCTTCGGGGAGCGCGAACTCATCGAGAAGGAACTGGTCGACGTAATCCAGCCCGATACCGGCCGGGCCGGCGGCATCACCCAGATGAAGAAGATCGCCGCCATGGCCGAGGCCCATCATATCCAGATGGCGCCGCATTCCGGTTCGCTGGGGCCGGTGGCGGAATATGCGGCGCTGCATCTGCTGGCCGCTATCCCGAACGCCCTCATTCTCGAGCGCCTCGACGACGACTGGGACGGCCGCCGCCAGACGATCGTGCCGCATCCGCAGCAGGTCGATGGGCTGATCGCCGTTCCCGATGGCCCGGGGCTCGGCTGCGATATCGACGAGGAATTCGTGGCGCGCTTCCCGAGCGGCGGCAATGTCTCGGTGCCGCAAGCCGCCGGCGCCTACAATCCCGGAACCGACAACGAGCATGTCTACGTGCAGACGCGCGTGGCGCGCCGCAGCTATTTCAATCGCTAGAAGGACAGAATGATGAAGATCGACCGCATGCGGGTTTTCATGACCCGCGACAAGGACCGTCCGCGCGTGATCGTCGCGCTCGATACCGATGACGGGCTGACGGGCTGGGGCGAATGCTACAATCACGGCCCCGACAAGGCGCTGCCGCCGCTGCTCGATTATCTCTATGGATTTATTTCAGGCCAGGACCCGACGCGCGTCGAGTATCTCGTCAATTTGCTGATCCAGCAAAGCCGCTTCCCCCCAGGTGCTCTCGGCCTTGCCGCGATCTCCGCGCTCGACCATTGCCTGTGGGATCTCGCGGCCAAGGCGGCGAACGTCCCGGTTTACAAGCTGCTCGGCGGCGAGGTGCGCGACCGCATCAAGGTCTATGCCGGGGTCTACACCGCACCGGACGCGCCGGCGGCCCGCGACGAATTCGATCGCCTGAAGGAGGGATGGGGGTTCACCGCCTTCAAGCTCAGCCCCTGGCGGATCGACATGCACGCCAATCGCTGGGGCAATGTCGTCAAAGCCTCGGCGGATTATTTCCGTTCGCTGCGCGAGACGGTCAACGACGAATACGAGATCGCCTTCGACGCTCACGCCAAGATTTTTGAACCGATTGCCGCGCGCCAGCTCGGCAATGCGCTGGCGCCCTACGACCCGCTGTTTTTCGAGGAACCGCTGCGGCCTGAAAACATCGAGGCCTGGGGCGATCTGAAACAGGGGCTCAACTGCGTCCTCGCCACCGGTGAATCGCTCTACAGCAGAAACGAGTTCCTGCGGCTGCTGCAGGTCAAGGGCGCCGATCTGATCCAGCCGGATATCTGCGTCGTCGGCGGCATCAGCGAGATGCGCCGCATTGCCACCCTTGCCGAAGCCTTCTTCGTCGGCGTTGCGCCGCACAATCCGATGGGACCGCTTGCAACGGCGGTCAACGTGCATTTTTCGGCCGCGGCGCAGAATTTCCGCATCCTCGAATACCGGCTGCCGAAGGGCCAGGCCTATGTCTATGGCGGCATCGATATCGAGAAGCGGGAAGGGGAAACCCGTTATGTCGTCGATCCCTATCTGCCGAAGGACGGTTATCTCGAACTGCGTCCGGATCGGCCCGGCTGGGGCGTCGAGATGGACGAGAAGGCGATGGAGGAGGAAGGCTATATCCACTGGCAGCGGCGCGTGCCGAAGCGGCCGGACGGTTCTTACGCCTTCGCTTAGAAAGTCGAATACCGGGAACTGGCCGCTGCCGCCTAGCGGCGGTCGGTTCCTTTCGCGGCCGGGCGGCAAGAAGACCTAGTTCCAAGCACTCTCTATGCATCTTTCGGCAGCACCGAGCGAACCCTTGCGATGAAGACGTGGAAATCCTGCATGAACTTGCGAAGGAAATCCGCGGTTGCCTCGTTCGTGACCTCGCCGTCATCGGTGATCAGCCCCGGTGTGAACTGGATATAGGCTTCCGGGGCATTCATCTGGGGAGAGTTGCAGAAACTCAGCACGCTGCGCAAATTCTGCTGGGCGACGGCGGTGCCGATCGCGCCCGGCGAGGTGCCGATAACCGCCGACGGCTTGCGTGTGAACGAGTTGGTGCCGTAGGGGCGGCTCGCCCAGTCGATGGCGTTTTTCAGCCCGCCGGGTATGGATCGATTGTATTCGGGCGTGACGAACAGCACAGCGTCGACGGCCGCGATATCAGCCTTGAATGCCTTGCCGGCCGGAGGGTAGTCGGCGTCATAGTCGTAGCTGTAGAGCGGCAGATCCTTGAAGGATATCTCCGACATTTCAAGTTCCGCCGGGGCGAACCGCACCAACGCCTTGGCGAGCTTGCGATTGATCGAGCCCTTGGCGAGGCTGCCGATGAGATAGCCTACTTTATGTGTGGTCATGGCGTTCTCCAATATCGCGGTGGCAAGGACGTACACGCAGGAATGATAGGAGGCCTCTCTTGTCCTTCAAGCATAAGCAACTAATCGCCGACGAAAGTGACCGTCTCGGCGAGCGGGGCGCGGCCCGTATGAGCAGAACTTGCCGCGGGGTCCTCGTAACCGATCGACATGCCGCAGAAAAGGATGAGCCCGTCCGGGGGCGACAGGGCCTCCGCGACCGTCTCGCGAACCTGTGACCATGCCATCTGCGGGCAACTGTGCAGTCCTTCGGCGCGGAGCAGCAGCATGACGGTCTGCAGATACATGCCGACATCGGCCCATTGGGGCAGGCCGAGGTCACGGTCGATGTAGCAGAACAGGGCGGCGGGCGCGCCGAAGCAGTTCCAGTTGGCGATCGCCGCCCGCTGGCGCGCCTCCCAGTCCTCGCGCGCAATGCCGAGCGCGCTGTAGCGCTCCTTGCCGAAGGCGGACCGGCGCTCCCCGTACGGGGATTTGAGCGCGGGCGGGTACATCTCGTATTGCCGTTTGTCCCAGGGGTCGCCGTGGGCCACGCGCTCGACGGCAGTCGTCTTGAGCTCGGCCAGCGACGCGCCGGTCATCACGTAGGTGTTCCACGGCTGGATGTTCGATCCTGACGGGGACCAGGCCGCGGCGGCCAGCACGCGCTCGAGTATCTCTCTCGCCACAGGCTTATCTTTGAAACTGCGCACCGACCGTCGGCTTGTGACTGCCTCATAGACGTCCATGATCGCGTCCTCCTGACTGTTCGTTCCGATGTGATCATTATCTCCATTCGCCATGGAGGCGTAATCACACCGTGGTCTAGGAGGCCTACATCAAACGTCCATCAGGGATCGATGCGTCCGGCCTGATGCCCGCAAAATCATCCCAAGCGGGATTGGAGGCCGATCATGAGCGGCAGGAACAACGCTTTGTCATTTCGCCAGGCGCCCGACGCGGTCTGCCGGGGAGCGACGGCGCGATCCGAAGATGTCGGCGAGCGTATCGAGCATCGTTCTGGCCATGCCGGATTGAAGTGAATAATAGATCGTCTGCGCAGCCCTTCGCGTCTGCACGAGTCCTTGTTCCCGAAGAATTGCAAGATGCTGAGACGTCGAAGATTGGCTCAATCCGACTTCATCAGCCAGGACCGTCACGGACACTTCTCCCTCGGTCAACAGATGCAGAATGTGAAGCCGTTTGGCGTTCCCCATGGCCGACAGGAAGCTTGCCTCGATATCGAAGGCGTTGGTTTCAGGGGAAGGCGCGGCTGGCGATAGAGTGTTCAGGCGTGATCTCCTTTATGAAATTAAAGCCGGGCTTGAGGTCATATCCCCGAGCTTTAATTTAGAGATAACGCATGGGTGCCAGGGCGAAACCCATTGCCGTCGCCGCACCGTCTTTTTTTACGCAAATCGGATACGGCGCGCATCAAGTGGACAGGCAATTGATAAAATTAACGCGAGCCAGCTTGCCGCATATGCGCCGGCAGCGTCTCCCAGGCCCGGATCAGTTCGCCGATCGAGGCGGCCTCCATCTTGTGCATGACGTTGCTGCGATGCAGCTTGACCGTCACTTCGCTGATGCCGAGATCGAAGGCGATCTGCTTGTTGAGGCGTCCGCGCGCCACTTCGTGCAGAACTTCGCGCTCGCGCTGCGTCAGCGTCTCCAGGCGTTTGACATTGCGTTTGGCGATTGCGGCTTCGGCCCGTCGTTCTGCATCCATCGCAATGGCCGCAGTGATGGCGTCGAGCAGCGTCTGGTCCCGCACCGGCTTGGTGAGAAAATCCACAGCACCCGCCTTCATCGCCTGGACGGTCATCGGAATGTCGCCGTGGCCGGTCAGAAAAATGATCGGCTTGGAAATGCCGTTTTCGGCCAGATGGCTCTGCAGGTGGAGGCCGCTTGCTCCGGGCATACGCACATCGAGGATCAGGCAGCCGGGGTTTTCCAGGATATCGGCATCAAGCAATTCGCGGGTGGAGGCAAAACTGACCGACTGAAAACCCGCTGACAGGATCAACTCCGACAGCGCCTCGCGAACCGATGCATCGTCATCGACGATAACGACGAGCGGCTGATCCTCTTCATATCTGCCCTGCAATGATGACGGCGCCGATCTCCGCAGCAACGGCTGGTCAACTCTCATGTTACCCTCCATCTCTCGATTGACGTAAAGCATTGGCGATAGCCGCCAGCAGGGCCTGGGCATCGAAGGGCTTGCGGAAGAAACCGCCGCCTCCCTGGGCGCGGCCCTGATCGGCTATCTCGTGGCGGCCGGTGATCAGGAACACCGGCAACTCGGGACGTGATTTTCGCACAAGGTCACGAAGCTCGAATCCATCGATGCCCGGCATTCCGATATCGGTGATGAGCAGGTCGAAGTCCGACAGCCCGCTGACGAGCAGCGAGCCCGCCGATGGGAAGCCGCGGGCCACGTAACCCGCCGATTCCAGCAGGTCGCCCATCGATTCCAGCAGTCTTGGATCGTCATCGACAATTGCGACGACATGTCTTGTCTCGGTCATGTTCAATTCCCCCCCACCCGGCGCGAGTGGGTAATCGGTATTTCCAGTTTCTCCGCGATCCGCACGAGATCGGCGAGCGAGGCCGCGGCCATTTTCTGCATCACATTTCGTCTATGGATCTGCAGCGTGACTTCGCTGATCCCGAGTTCGGCTGCCGCCTGCTTGTTGAGAAGGCCGCTGACCACGAGCGGCAGCACTTCGCGCTCGCGCGGGGTCAGGTCGAGATAGTGTCTTTTCAGCATGTCGAGCTCGGCGCGTCCCGATCGCTTTTCCCGGTCCTCGGCGAGTGCTGCATGGATCGCCGCCAGAAGATCCGCGTCACTGAACGGCTTGGTGAGGAAATCGACTGCGCCATGCTTGATCGCCCGCACGGAGGAGGGAATGTCGCCGTGCCCGGTAATGAAGACGATCGGCGGATGGTCCCTGTCGGCGATCTGCCTCTGCAGATCGAGGCCGTTGATATCAGGCAGCTCGATATCGAGGATGAGGCAGGCGGGCACGTCGGGCTTGTCCGCTTTCACGTAATCGCCGGCCGATTCGAAGGTGACGGCGCGCATGCCGTGCGAGTCCATCAGCTCGCCGAGCGCTTCGCGGATGCGTTCATCGTCATCGACGATGAAGACGATATGGTCATCGGCCGTCATGACGCCGCCTTTGTTTCAATGGGCAATGTGAAGATCAACGTCGCGCCGTGCGGATTGTTCTTCTCTGCCCACAAGCGTCCGCCGTGCAGCTCGACGATCGAGCGGCAAATCGCCAGACCCATCCCCATGCCGTTTTCCTTGGTCGTGAAGAACGGCTCGAACATCTTCTCGGGAAACTCGATCCCCTGGCCCCGGTCGCTGATCTCGGTCTGAACGGCATTCCCCATATGGCGCACGCGCATTCCGATCACCCTGTCGCCGGCGACAGTCTCCATCGCCTCGATACCGTTGCGGACGAGATTGATCAGAACCTGCTGGATCTGGATACGATCGATGGCGATGAGCGGAAGGTTTCCATCGACTTCCACATCCATCCTGGCGCGCCGCCGCGCCGCTTCGTCGGCCATGAGGTTGCGCGCTTCGTCGATGACGCCGGAGAGCGTCGTGTGCACCCTCCTGTCTGCGGATTGCTTGAACAGGGCGCGGATGCGGCTGACGACATCGGCGGCCGAGTTGGCATCGCGGATGATGCGCTCGACCGTCCTCTGCGCCCGCTCCATGTTCGGCGGTTCGGCCATCAGCCAGCGCTGGCAGGCATGCGAGTTGGCGACGACAGCGGCGAGCGGCTGGTTCACCTCGTGAGCGATGGAGGCCGAAAGCTCGGCAAGGCTCGCCACCTGGCTCGCCCGGGCAAGCCCCTCTCGCGCCTGTCGCAGATCTTCCTCAGCTCGAACCTCTCCGTCGATATCGAGGCAGATGACATTCCACTGGACGATGACGCCTTCGGCATTGCGCATCGGCGCAGCGCGCGTCTCGACCCAGCGATATTCGCCATCGAACCGCCGCAGACGATGCCTGCGCGCATAGGGCTCGCCCGTGCGCAATGAATGGGCATAATTCTCTTTGACCCCGGCCACGTCGTCGGGATGAACGCCGGCGTCGAGCGTGCCGTCCAGCCGGGTTTTCCCCGTCCCATCGAGTTCTTCGAGCTTATATCCGAGGAAGTCGCGGAGCTGAGGGTTGCGGTATACCGGCTCTCCATCGGGCGCCGCGCAATCGATCATGGCCGGCAGCGTTTCGACGATCTGCCAGAGGGAACGTTCCCTCTCGCGCAACTCTTCCTCGATCCGCAGCTGATCGTCGATGTCGTGTGTCAGGCCGTACCATTGAATGATCCGCCCGCTATCATCCCTCAGTGGCTCGGCGCTGCCTCTGACCCAGCGGTAGACGCCATCGGCGCGCCGCAGGCGATACTGTTTCGAGAAGCGCTCGCCGGTGGCGAAGGAATGCCTCAGCGCCTCGGCAAGGCTCTCGGCATCGTCGGGATGGATGGCGGCTTCGATGATGGCGGACAGCCGGTTCATGCCGGGCTTGCCCGCGTCTGCAACATCGGGGCCGAGAAAATTGATCAGCCGCTTGTTGAAGAAGGTCGGTTCGCCCTCTGCATTCAGGCGCCAGAGAAGGCTCGGAACGATGTCGACGAGCTGTGACAGCTCCCGTTCCCGCTCACGCAGGGCCTGTTGCGCTCGCACCTCGTCATCGATGTCGATCGCAGCTGCGTACCATTGCACGATCGCTCCACTCTGATCTCGCAACGGCTCTGCGCGGCCTTCCATCCAGCGATATTCGCCGTCCGCCCAACGCCGGCGATATCGTATCGTGTAGGGCTCACCGGTCGCAAGCGCTTGGGCGAGTATCTCCCGCATTCGCGGTCCATCTTCTGGATGCACGGTTGCCCCGATGATCGCCGCCGAGCGGCTGATATCAGGCGTGTCCCAGGCTGCGACGTCGTCCACTCCAATGGATTGCAGGGTGCGCTTGCTGAAGAAGGTCGGTTTGCCGTCGGGCGCCATGCGGGCAATGTGCACCGGGACCATGTCCACGAGCTGCGAGAGCTCGTGCTCGCGGTCACGCAATGCCTCGAGCGCGCGCACCTCCTCGTCGATATCGAGAGACACGCCGTACCATTGCACGACCCTTCCGTCGTTGTCGCGCCGGGGTTCCACTCTGCACTCCGCCCAGCGGTAGACGTCGTCCTTTTCGCGCCAGCGAAACCGCATCGCGGTGCCGCCGCCGCTTTCGAAACAATTCTGCAGCGTGCGCTGGACATCGGGCGCATCTTCGGGATGGATCAGCTGCTGCAGTAGCTCGTCGATACGCGGCTCGCCGAGGGCGTCGAAATCGGCGATGACGGCGCGGAAATGGTCCTGGTAGCGTTTGTTGAAATAGACCGATCCGCTCTCCGGCTCCACGCTCCAGACGCGAACCGGCACAGCATCGATCATCTGGCGCAGCGTTCGCTCGCTCTGACGCACCGCCTCTTCGGCGCGGACCTGATCGTCGATGTCGTGGCAAAGGCCATACCACTGGACGATGCTGCCGGCCTGATCCCGCATCGGCTCGGCGCGGCTCGACATCCAGTGATAGACACCGTCGGCGCGGCGCAGCCGATACCGCATGGCGAAGTTTTCGCCGGTGGCGAGGCAATGGGTGAGCGCATTGGTGAAGCCGGCGGCATCATCGGGATGAATGACTGCCTCCAACAGGCTCATGCCGGGCCTGTCCGAATCCGCGACATCGAAACCGAGGAAATCGACCATTCGTCGGTTGAAGAAGGTCGGTTCGCCCTCAGGCGTCAGACGCCAGACGTGGCTTGGAACCATGTCGACAAGCTGCGAAAGTTCCTGCTCCCGCTCGCGCAGCGTCTCGACGCTTTGGCGCAGGGTCAGTACGGCCAGCTGGTGTTGCCGGGATATGGCGGCAACGATCAGCGCCGAAAATGCCGAGATGGCCAGAAAGAGCTGCAGCATGATCTGCTTGTGTTTCTGGGACTCGGGATCGCCGACGAACTGGCCGGCGCCGGTTATCGTGAAGATGGCTGTAATGAGGGCGAGGAGGGCCAGCGATATGGCGGCGCCCTTGAACTCGAAGCGGACCGCGGCCCAAAGAAGGGGCGGTATGATGATGTAGGCGAAGGGAAGATAGCCGCTGAGCGACAGCGCGGCGACACCGAGAAAAATCAGCCCAAGGACGCCGGCCTCCACCCATTGCGCGGCCGAGAGCCGGGTCTTGCCGCGCCAATTGTGGAAGACGGCGAGCGCCAGCGGCGCGACGATCAGCACGCCGGTTGCGTCACCGATCCACCAAAGAGGCCAGGCCGTCACGAAGGATTGCGATTGGATGCCGAACCAGGCAAGCGTCGCACTTCCGACCGTCGCGCTCACCACCGGCGCAATTCCGGCGCCCAACACGACGAATGCGAGAACCTCCTGCAGGGTTTCCAGCTGTGCCGGCCGCTTC
The window above is part of the Rhizobium sp. BT03 genome. Proteins encoded here:
- a CDS encoding nitroreductase codes for the protein MDVYEAVTSRRSVRSFKDKPVAREILERVLAAAAWSPSGSNIQPWNTYVMTGASLAELKTTAVERVAHGDPWDKRQYEMYPPALKSPYGERRSAFGKERYSALGIAREDWEARQRAAIANWNCFGAPAALFCYIDRDLGLPQWADVGMYLQTVMLLLRAEGLHSCPQMAWSQVRETVAEALSPPDGLILFCGMSIGYEDPAASSAHTGRAPLAETVTFVGD
- a CDS encoding response regulator transcription factor, with the translated sequence MRVDQPLLRRSAPSSLQGRYEEDQPLVVIVDDDASVREALSELILSAGFQSVSFASTRELLDADILENPGCLILDVRMPGASGLHLQSHLAENGISKPIIFLTGHGDIPMTVQAMKAGAVDFLTKPVRDQTLLDAITAAIAMDAERRAEAAIAKRNVKRLETLTQREREVLHEVARGRLNKQIAFDLGISEVTVKLHRSNVMHKMEAASIGELIRAWETLPAHMRQAGSR
- a CDS encoding mandelate racemase/muconate lactonizing enzyme family protein, encoding MKITGIRTFLMQVGQPDPSNWASDHRPGGAASKQFGGTRNWLFLKIDTDEGITGIGECSGWPRVVETAIRDLAPLLIGEDPAHIERLWQKMHIAMMGHGMLGTVGGGAMTGIDMALWDIKGKALGVPVWMLLGGKVRDRIPIYSHANTPERALAIKERGIKAIKCGGVTDPVRKVAALRDAVGDDMDIAIDLHGPPWLTPADACRLVRALEPYELMWVEDPIAPENIDGYRRIRDAAYVPLAAGERSATIFGERELIEKELVDVIQPDTGRAGGITQMKKIAAMAEAHHIQMAPHSGSLGPVAEYAALHLLAAIPNALILERLDDDWDGRRQTIVPHPQQVDGLIAVPDGPGLGCDIDEEFVARFPSGGNVSVPQAAGAYNPGTDNEHVYVQTRVARRSYFNR
- a CDS encoding helix-turn-helix transcriptional regulator; translated protein: MNTLSPAAPSPETNAFDIEASFLSAMGNAKRLHILHLLTEGEVSVTVLADEVGLSQSSTSQHLAILREQGLVQTRRAAQTIYYSLQSGMARTMLDTLADIFGSRRRSPADRVGRLAK
- a CDS encoding NADPH-dependent FMN reductase — protein: MTTHKVGYLIGSLAKGSINRKLAKALVRFAPAELEMSEISFKDLPLYSYDYDADYPPAGKAFKADIAAVDAVLFVTPEYNRSIPGGLKNAIDWASRPYGTNSFTRKPSAVIGTSPGAIGTAVAQQNLRSVLSFCNSPQMNAPEAYIQFTPGLITDDGEVTNEATADFLRKFMQDFHVFIARVRSVLPKDA
- a CDS encoding ABC transporter permease, with product MADIAVTNIQPDRAAVASQWQLIWWAFRRHRLAMVALVVTVMMYIVALVPGFFAINDPNLQNARATFHPPQKLHLIDTENGFSFGPHYYPMKLTRDPETLAAIFKEDTTKRVDVQFFGRGYEYSVFGLFNTNIHLIASPDKTTPLLLFGADRLGRDVFSRTVQGSQVSLSIGLVGVFLSLMLGIVIGGISGYYGGRIDFFMQRLIDFVLSLPTIPIWLAMAAALPQDWPATLQYMMITIILSLTGWAQLARVVRGRFLSLRTEEFVAAARLDGVREGRIIFRHMLPSFASHIIASITLAVPAMILAETSLSFLGLGLQPPTISWGVLLREAQNIRSIATAPWLFMPGCAVVVAVMALNLLGDGLRDAADPYNK
- a CDS encoding response regulator yields the protein MTETRHVVAIVDDDPRLLESMGDLLESAGYVARGFPSAGSLLVSGLSDFDLLITDIGMPGIDGFELRDLVRKSRPELPVFLITGRHEIADQGRAQGGGGFFRKPFDAQALLAAIANALRQSRDGG
- a CDS encoding ABC transporter ATP-binding protein, producing the protein MTDIVPIAGRPLLQVKNLTVEFPLRTGVFRAVSDLSFSIEPGKTLCVVGESGSGKSVTARSILQIVDAPGRIAAGSIVLNDQNGGSTDLTSLNPRGRQIRAIRGRDIAMIFQEPMSSLSPIHTVGNQIVEALRLHTRMSKAEARTEAISLLKQVEIPFPEKALDRYAFQYSGGMRQRAMIAMALACKPQLLIADEPTTALDVTTQAEILDLIARLQKANGMAVLFITHDMGVVAQIADDVLVMHHGVAKEYGPVEQIFHAPQDDYTRMLIGSVLKLEQKAEIRLARPPLDRTKAPILELRNVSMDFGEVKALNDVSISLLPGETLGIVGESGSGKTTMGRSIMRLIDPTAGEILYRNAGGDIIDLATAKGPTLAAARRELRMVFQDPFGSLNPRMTVSQIIGEPLLVNGVAKGRALDERVCHLMEQVGLDPRARERYPHAFSGGQRQRIGIARAITLNPRVIVADEATSALDVSVRSQVLDLLMRLQDELGLAYIFISHDIGVIRYMCDRVGVMYKGQLVEIGEAEQVCRTPEHAYTQALISAIPRPDPRDRDHSRRFRYVAPVNLEPGNLKPDHLKNGSSQR
- a CDS encoding galactarate dehydratase, whose amino-acid sequence is MKIDRMRVFMTRDKDRPRVIVALDTDDGLTGWGECYNHGPDKALPPLLDYLYGFISGQDPTRVEYLVNLLIQQSRFPPGALGLAAISALDHCLWDLAAKAANVPVYKLLGGEVRDRIKVYAGVYTAPDAPAARDEFDRLKEGWGFTAFKLSPWRIDMHANRWGNVVKASADYFRSLRETVNDEYEIAFDAHAKIFEPIAARQLGNALAPYDPLFFEEPLRPENIEAWGDLKQGLNCVLATGESLYSRNEFLRLLQVKGADLIQPDICVVGGISEMRRIATLAEAFFVGVAPHNPMGPLATAVNVHFSAAAQNFRILEYRLPKGQAYVYGGIDIEKREGETRYVVDPYLPKDGYLELRPDRPGWGVEMDEKAMEEEGYIHWQRRVPKRPDGSYAFA
- a CDS encoding response regulator transcription factor, which encodes MTADDHIVFIVDDDERIREALGELMDSHGMRAVTFESAGDYVKADKPDVPACLILDIELPDINGLDLQRQIADRDHPPIVFITGHGDIPSSVRAIKHGAVDFLTKPFSDADLLAAIHAALAEDREKRSGRAELDMLKRHYLDLTPREREVLPLVVSGLLNKQAAAELGISEVTLQIHRRNVMQKMAAASLADLVRIAEKLEIPITHSRRVGGN